One Halostagnicola kamekurae DNA segment encodes these proteins:
- a CDS encoding adenosylcobalamin-dependent ribonucleoside-diphosphate reductase, whose amino-acid sequence MSKSDLSADDLTLPIKRTDGDTLEERLTENAYQNILPARYLRKNADGDLIETQEELFERVGRNIALAEAPYEAEKRDLEITVTPDQLKPDHPRRDELAAEVFGDGTTATDDVETTLTEANVNKFAYDTVVPELPAEIRDHVEDVAETFTEGMESLSFMPNSPTLMNAGDELQQLSACFVMSPDDDLSDIHETAKKAAEVFQSGGGVGYGFWKLRPFGDAVGSTGGIASGPITFMRTYDQLCETIAQGGTRRGAQMGIMRVSHPDVIEFIHAKNKDVSLAHTLRLNDPDDYTYTSFSEALEEARDLIDEDGRVPKHLRNAVEGHLSNFNISVGVTDDFMEAVQNDEEYTFTNPRTEEPHIATEETKEMYSRYDLGEHVEVGEPLSIPAELIFERIVEGAHENGEPGVIYLERVNKEHSFDVEAEPDHRILATNPCGEQPLEENEACNLGHINLSTLAALDAPDWRVWSEEHAEEYDSHEAAIEAFLEEAIDFEEFDERIEYGTRFLENVVTMSDFPVEDIERTVRDMRKIGLGVMGLAQLYVQLGVKYGSEEGNEIASQLLTHINHGAKAKSHELATERGSFNDWDESKYANPTEYREWFEKQTGEDAEDWADGFPIRNHNVTTIAPTGTTSMVGNTTGGCEPIYNVAYYKNVTDDVQGDEMLVEFDDYFLRTLEDNDIDVDAVKEEAQEQMATNQFDGVEGLETVPDAIGELFVITSDLSAKQHAAVQCACQNGVDSAISKTVNAPNDSTLEDAKEVFEWVYDNGGKGVTYYRDGTRSKQVLTTRADNADFADETEAAETLVEQIDDIFGGLEAFLESEDVQDILEEDVDSLLEDAESEAVHVDFTEKRERPDALKGVSQRIDTGYGKVYVTINEDPETGQPFELFANIGHSGGFTNSFTEALAKVISTSLRSGVDPEEIVDELCGTRSPKVAWDKGEQIQSIPDAIGTAMRRYLADEIDKPYPKQATLEESADAELDIEPAGAHETDGGAAAQQPVDDTDATQDLIDAGESPECPSCGSLSLYFSEGCKTCESCGWSEC is encoded by the coding sequence ATGAGTAAGTCTGACCTCTCTGCGGACGATTTGACACTGCCGATCAAGCGCACCGACGGGGACACGCTCGAGGAGCGCCTGACCGAAAACGCCTACCAGAATATTCTGCCGGCTCGCTATCTTCGGAAAAACGCGGACGGCGACCTGATCGAGACCCAGGAAGAGCTCTTCGAACGCGTCGGACGCAACATCGCGCTCGCGGAAGCGCCGTACGAGGCCGAAAAACGCGATCTCGAGATCACCGTCACGCCCGACCAGCTAAAGCCCGACCACCCGCGTCGGGACGAACTCGCCGCGGAGGTCTTCGGCGACGGTACCACTGCAACCGACGACGTCGAAACGACGCTGACGGAAGCCAACGTCAACAAGTTTGCCTACGACACCGTCGTTCCGGAACTACCCGCGGAAATCCGCGATCACGTCGAAGACGTCGCCGAGACGTTCACCGAGGGGATGGAATCGCTCTCTTTTATGCCGAACTCCCCGACACTGATGAACGCCGGCGACGAACTCCAGCAGCTCTCGGCCTGTTTCGTCATGAGCCCCGACGACGACCTCTCGGATATTCACGAGACGGCCAAGAAGGCCGCGGAGGTCTTCCAGTCCGGCGGCGGCGTCGGCTACGGCTTCTGGAAGCTCCGCCCCTTCGGCGACGCCGTCGGATCGACCGGCGGCATCGCGTCGGGCCCGATCACCTTCATGCGGACCTACGACCAGCTCTGTGAGACGATTGCACAGGGCGGGACCCGCCGCGGCGCACAGATGGGGATCATGCGCGTCTCCCACCCCGACGTCATCGAGTTCATCCACGCGAAGAACAAGGACGTCTCGCTGGCCCACACGCTGCGGCTCAACGACCCCGACGACTACACTTACACTTCCTTCAGCGAAGCGCTCGAGGAAGCTCGAGACCTCATCGACGAGGACGGCCGGGTGCCCAAACACCTGCGAAACGCCGTCGAAGGCCACCTGTCGAACTTCAACATCTCCGTCGGCGTCACCGACGACTTCATGGAAGCCGTCCAGAACGACGAAGAGTATACGTTCACCAACCCGCGCACGGAAGAGCCCCACATCGCCACCGAGGAGACCAAGGAGATGTACAGCCGGTACGACCTCGGCGAGCACGTCGAGGTCGGCGAACCGCTCTCGATCCCCGCCGAACTCATCTTCGAGCGCATCGTCGAGGGCGCTCACGAGAACGGCGAACCCGGCGTGATCTACCTCGAGCGAGTGAACAAGGAACACTCCTTCGACGTCGAGGCCGAGCCGGACCACCGCATCCTCGCGACGAACCCGTGTGGCGAACAGCCCCTCGAGGAAAACGAGGCCTGCAACCTCGGCCACATCAATCTCTCGACGCTCGCCGCCCTCGACGCGCCCGACTGGCGGGTCTGGTCCGAAGAACACGCTGAGGAGTACGACTCCCACGAGGCCGCGATCGAGGCCTTCCTCGAGGAGGCCATCGACTTCGAGGAGTTCGACGAGCGCATCGAGTACGGCACGCGATTCCTCGAGAACGTCGTCACGATGTCGGACTTCCCCGTCGAGGACATCGAGCGGACCGTCCGCGACATGCGCAAGATCGGTCTGGGCGTCATGGGCCTCGCGCAGTTGTACGTCCAACTCGGCGTGAAGTACGGCAGCGAGGAAGGAAACGAGATCGCGAGCCAGCTGTTGACCCACATCAACCACGGCGCGAAGGCGAAGAGCCACGAACTCGCGACCGAGCGCGGTTCGTTCAACGACTGGGACGAGTCCAAGTACGCGAACCCGACCGAGTACCGCGAGTGGTTCGAGAAACAGACCGGCGAAGACGCCGAGGACTGGGCCGACGGCTTCCCGATCCGAAACCACAACGTCACCACCATCGCCCCGACCGGAACCACCTCGATGGTCGGTAACACGACCGGCGGTTGCGAGCCAATCTACAACGTCGCCTACTACAAGAACGTCACCGACGACGTGCAGGGCGACGAGATGCTGGTCGAGTTCGACGACTACTTCCTGCGCACCTTAGAGGACAACGACATCGACGTCGACGCCGTCAAGGAAGAAGCACAGGAGCAGATGGCGACCAACCAGTTCGACGGCGTCGAGGGTCTCGAGACGGTCCCGGACGCCATCGGCGAACTGTTCGTCATCACCAGCGACCTCTCGGCGAAACAACACGCCGCGGTCCAGTGTGCCTGCCAGAACGGCGTCGACTCGGCAATCTCGAAGACGGTCAACGCGCCGAACGACTCCACGCTCGAGGACGCCAAAGAGGTCTTCGAGTGGGTCTACGACAACGGCGGCAAGGGCGTCACCTACTACCGTGACGGCACCCGCTCGAAGCAGGTGCTGACGACCCGCGCGGACAACGCAGACTTCGCCGATGAAACCGAAGCCGCCGAGACCTTAGTCGAGCAGATCGACGACATCTTTGGCGGACTCGAGGCCTTCCTCGAGAGCGAGGACGTACAGGATATCCTCGAGGAAGACGTCGACTCGCTGCTCGAAGACGCCGAGAGCGAGGCGGTTCACGTCGACTTCACCGAGAAACGCGAGCGACCCGACGCCCTGAAGGGCGTCAGCCAACGGATCGACACTGGCTACGGGAAGGTCTACGTGACGATCAACGAGGACCCCGAGACCGGCCAGCCGTTCGAACTGTTCGCGAACATCGGCCACTCGGGCGGCTTCACGAACTCCTTTACCGAAGCGCTGGCGAAGGTCATCTCGACCTCGCTGCGCTCGGGCGTCGATCCCGAAGAGATCGTCGACGAACTCTGTGGCACCCGCAGTCCGAAAGTCGCCTGGGACAAAGGCGAGCAGATCCAGTCGATTCCGGACGCTATCGGCACCGCGATGCGTCGGTACCTCGCCGACGAGATCGACAAACCGTACCCGAAACAGGCGACCCTCGAGGAGTCGGCCGACGCCGAGTTGGACATCGAACCGGCCGGCGCACACGAGACCGACGGCGGGGCTGCGGCCCAGCAGCCCGTCGACGACACCGACGCAACCCAGGACTTAATCGATGCCGGCGAATCGCCGGAGTGTCCGTCCTGTGGCTCCCTCTCGCTTTACTTCTCCGAAGGCTGCAAGACCTGCGAGTCCTGTGGCTGGAGCGAGTGCTGA
- a CDS encoding cytochrome C oxidase subunit IV family protein, which translates to MASIRTYSIIYVALLLLGTAQFALFEIDLIEFGYWTALTGVLLFSVAKILLVAGYFQHLIEEPRSITYMMVSALFMVLLLTIAAGFSIQ; encoded by the coding sequence ATGGCGTCTATACGGACCTACTCGATCATTTACGTCGCACTGCTCCTCCTAGGCACTGCGCAGTTCGCGCTGTTCGAGATCGACCTGATCGAATTCGGCTACTGGACGGCGCTGACCGGCGTGTTGCTGTTCTCGGTCGCCAAAATACTCCTCGTCGCTGGATACTTCCAGCACCTCATCGAAGAGCCACGGTCGATCACGTACATGATGGTGTCCGCACTGTTCATGGTGCTTTTGCTCACCATCGCTGCGGGATTCTCGATCCAGTAA
- the trpG gene encoding anthranilate synthase component II: MSAAPSATETGRPTVLFIDNFDSFTYNLVEYVSQHAETAILKNTASLEEVRAVDPDAVIISPGPGHPKHDRDVGVTREVLREISPTVATLGICLGLEAAVYEYGGSVGRAPDPVHGKASPIDHDGERVFDGLADGFRAGRYHSLVATEVPDCFDVTATADHDGETLVMGVRHREHPIECVQFHPESVLTAVGHDLIENFLENI, translated from the coding sequence ATGAGCGCCGCTCCCTCGGCGACCGAAACCGGCCGCCCGACGGTACTGTTTATTGATAACTTCGATTCGTTCACGTACAACCTCGTCGAGTACGTGAGCCAGCACGCAGAGACGGCGATTCTGAAGAACACCGCCTCGCTCGAGGAGGTGCGGGCCGTCGATCCGGACGCGGTCATCATCAGTCCCGGCCCCGGCCACCCGAAACACGACCGCGACGTCGGCGTCACGAGAGAGGTGCTCCGCGAGATCAGCCCCACCGTGGCGACGCTGGGGATCTGTCTGGGTCTCGAGGCCGCGGTCTACGAGTACGGCGGCTCGGTCGGTCGAGCGCCAGATCCGGTCCACGGGAAGGCGTCCCCGATCGATCACGACGGAGAGCGCGTCTTCGACGGACTCGCGGACGGCTTTCGCGCGGGGCGATACCACTCGCTCGTCGCGACGGAGGTCCCCGACTGTTTCGACGTTACGGCGACGGCCGATCACGACGGCGAGACGCTCGTGATGGGCGTTCGCCACCGCGAGCACCCGATCGAGTGCGTGCAGTTTCACCCAGAGAGCGTCCTGACGGCGGTCGGACACGACCTGATCGAGAATTTCCTCGAGAATATCTAA
- a CDS encoding cbb3-type cytochrome c oxidase subunit I, with the protein MSDLPPKTSIKRWLVTTNHKDVGVLYLVTALFFFVLGGLLALVFRVHLWESGGTGLLSSSGYNQAVSAHGLLMVFWFLSPIASGLANYFVPLQIGAKDLAFPRLNALSYWFYLFSGLLFAISFFQGGTYSGGWTMYAPLNVPTYTPAVQATTGGTATIFALILFVFSITIGTVNFLVTIHRSRAEGLGLWNIPLFSWSWLLTVWMMLFAFAALLAALMLLGIDRVLMTQYFATSQGSALLWGHLFWFFGHPEVYIVFFPALGVMFETFQTFCGRRLVGRKWVIIAMVLVAVQSFLVWMHHMFLTTINLEIKTLIMATTIGISLPFDLMVFSLIYTMVKGRVRFTTPFLFSLGALVLFILGGITGVFLGAVVLDYEFRGTYWVVAHFHYVMVSGVTALIAGLYYWWPKITGKMYSERLGKLNFAVYFFGFNLLYFPMFLAWETPRRVFNYGEGMQVYHQMATVGAFILALSIAIMFITFAHSYVFGPKAPNNPWKFSRTAEWAIPSPPPLDNWSGRPSYASGKLEFVDDSAKATDGGVTAETAVAQQEEEHADHASIWPFGIGLGLFVSFLGVSGLTPFVFNFMETAVNSGNAHISGGLPSGPAAEPNMLFPALTVIGVLILGVSLFKFGLENFNAPEMAIAERWPFGGVNNTKMGVWVFLASDVVVFGAIIGAYVFMRIHMGWTNWETIPFATWPGLLNTYVLITSSFTVILALVMAERQNKKGLLATLGATILLGFVFMGVKGYEYSVKFGNGDYWFSGLEYSLYYVTTGMHALHVILGLLVAGFMFYRVLSVDAYLEDSRPVEYFGLYWHFVDIVWVLLFPLFYLL; encoded by the coding sequence ATGAGTGATCTGCCGCCGAAAACGTCCATCAAACGCTGGCTCGTTACGACGAACCACAAGGACGTCGGCGTACTGTATCTCGTAACGGCGCTGTTCTTCTTCGTCCTCGGAGGACTACTCGCGCTGGTGTTCCGGGTCCATCTCTGGGAGTCCGGCGGAACCGGCCTCCTCTCGAGCAGCGGCTACAATCAGGCAGTGTCGGCACACGGGCTGTTGATGGTGTTCTGGTTCCTCTCGCCGATCGCGAGCGGACTCGCGAACTATTTCGTCCCGCTACAGATCGGAGCCAAAGATCTCGCGTTCCCTCGACTGAACGCGTTGAGCTACTGGTTCTACCTGTTCTCGGGGCTACTCTTTGCCATCTCGTTCTTCCAGGGCGGAACGTACTCAGGCGGGTGGACGATGTACGCCCCCCTGAACGTCCCGACGTATACGCCAGCAGTCCAGGCGACGACTGGTGGGACGGCGACCATCTTCGCGTTGATTCTGTTCGTCTTCTCGATCACGATCGGGACGGTGAACTTCCTCGTCACGATCCACCGGTCGCGTGCTGAAGGCCTCGGTCTCTGGAATATTCCACTGTTCAGTTGGTCGTGGCTTCTGACGGTCTGGATGATGTTGTTCGCGTTCGCGGCCTTGCTCGCTGCACTCATGTTACTGGGAATCGACCGCGTGTTAATGACCCAGTACTTCGCAACGAGTCAAGGCTCTGCACTCCTCTGGGGGCACCTGTTTTGGTTCTTCGGCCATCCAGAGGTGTATATCGTCTTCTTCCCCGCATTGGGGGTCATGTTCGAGACGTTCCAGACCTTCTGTGGTCGGCGTCTCGTCGGCCGAAAATGGGTTATTATCGCGATGGTCCTCGTGGCAGTCCAGTCGTTCCTCGTCTGGATGCACCACATGTTCCTGACGACGATTAACCTCGAAATCAAGACGCTAATCATGGCGACGACCATCGGGATTTCGTTACCATTCGACCTGATGGTGTTCTCGCTGATCTACACCATGGTCAAGGGACGGGTTCGGTTTACCACGCCGTTCCTGTTCAGTCTCGGTGCGCTCGTCCTGTTCATCCTCGGTGGCATCACCGGGGTCTTCCTCGGGGCCGTCGTGCTCGACTACGAGTTCCGTGGCACCTACTGGGTCGTCGCACACTTCCACTACGTGATGGTCTCGGGAGTCACCGCACTGATCGCGGGACTGTACTACTGGTGGCCGAAGATAACCGGGAAGATGTACTCCGAACGGCTCGGCAAACTCAACTTTGCCGTCTACTTCTTCGGATTCAACCTGCTTTACTTCCCGATGTTCCTCGCCTGGGAAACCCCGCGACGGGTCTTCAACTACGGTGAAGGAATGCAAGTATACCACCAGATGGCGACCGTCGGCGCGTTCATCCTCGCGCTGTCGATCGCGATCATGTTCATCACGTTCGCCCACAGCTACGTGTTCGGGCCGAAAGCACCCAACAATCCGTGGAAGTTCTCTCGAACGGCCGAGTGGGCGATTCCGTCACCGCCACCGCTCGACAACTGGAGTGGACGCCCCTCGTACGCGAGCGGAAAACTCGAGTTCGTCGACGACTCGGCGAAGGCAACCGACGGTGGCGTTACGGCGGAAACCGCCGTCGCCCAGCAGGAAGAAGAACACGCCGATCACGCGAGCATCTGGCCGTTCGGTATCGGTCTCGGTCTGTTCGTTTCGTTCCTCGGCGTTAGCGGTCTGACGCCGTTCGTGTTCAACTTCATGGAGACGGCGGTCAACTCCGGCAATGCCCACATCTCTGGTGGATTACCGTCCGGACCTGCCGCCGAGCCGAATATGCTATTCCCGGCGTTGACCGTCATCGGCGTCCTGATTCTCGGGGTCTCGCTGTTCAAGTTTGGTCTCGAGAACTTCAACGCGCCCGAAATGGCCATCGCCGAACGCTGGCCGTTCGGCGGCGTCAACAACACCAAGATGGGGGTCTGGGTGTTCCTCGCATCCGACGTCGTCGTCTTCGGTGCTATCATCGGTGCGTACGTGTTCATGCGGATCCACATGGGCTGGACGAACTGGGAGACGATTCCGTTCGCCACCTGGCCGGGACTGCTGAACACCTACGTGTTGATCACCTCGAGTTTCACCGTGATTCTCGCGCTCGTGATGGCCGAACGCCAGAACAAGAAGGGGCTTCTCGCGACCCTCGGTGCGACGATACTGCTCGGATTCGTGTTCATGGGCGTGAAAGGCTACGAGTACAGCGTGAAATTCGGCAATGGAGACTACTGGTTCTCCGGGCTCGAGTACTCGCTGTACTACGTGACGACGGGTATGCACGCACTTCACGTGATCCTCGGCCTACTCGTCGCAGGCTTCATGTTCTACCGTGTGCTCTCCGTCGACGCCTATCTCGAGGACTCTAGGCCGGTGGAGTACTTCGGTCTCTACTGGCACTTCGTCGATATCGTGTGGGTCCTCCTGTTCCCACTGTTCTACCTGCTGTAG
- a CDS encoding HVO_2523 family zinc finger protein, with the protein MNNSETASGEGSDSETERDLEHGTGPPCPFCETAMYKRHCKYVCPQHGVVIDCSDPFL; encoded by the coding sequence ATGAACAATAGCGAAACAGCGTCCGGAGAGGGCTCCGATTCCGAAACTGAACGCGACCTCGAGCACGGAACCGGACCGCCGTGTCCGTTCTGCGAGACGGCGATGTACAAGCGCCACTGCAAGTACGTCTGCCCGCAACACGGGGTCGTCATCGACTGTAGCGATCCGTTTCTATAA
- a CDS encoding phosphoribosylanthranilate isomerase, translating to MTRVKVCGITRSADLQTAVDAGADAIGIITDVPVDTPRDVSPERAADLVAETPPFVTSVLVTMPSDYARAIELATEIEPDAIQLHGEIRPGDLAYLRAKLESRILLAVDAEDVSVAKQYDDMVDGFVVDSIGDDGAGGTGRTHDWERTRAETADLESAVILAGGLTPDNVVEAIQTAEPFAVDVASGVEERGGIKDPAAVESFVSRATGNAQAVEPGP from the coding sequence ATGACGCGCGTCAAAGTCTGTGGCATCACGCGCTCTGCGGACTTGCAGACGGCGGTCGACGCGGGCGCGGACGCGATCGGTATCATTACCGACGTGCCGGTCGACACCCCTCGAGACGTCTCCCCCGAGCGCGCCGCGGATCTCGTCGCCGAGACGCCGCCGTTCGTCACGTCGGTGCTCGTGACGATGCCGTCGGACTACGCGCGGGCGATCGAACTGGCGACGGAGATCGAACCGGACGCGATACAGCTCCACGGCGAGATCCGCCCCGGCGATCTCGCGTATCTGCGCGCGAAACTCGAGAGCCGAATTCTGCTGGCGGTCGACGCCGAAGACGTCTCGGTTGCCAAACAGTACGACGACATGGTCGACGGCTTCGTCGTCGACTCCATCGGCGACGACGGCGCCGGCGGCACCGGTCGAACCCACGACTGGGAGCGCACGCGAGCCGAGACGGCCGACCTCGAGTCGGCCGTGATCCTCGCCGGCGGACTGACCCCCGACAACGTCGTTGAGGCGATTCAGACGGCCGAGCCGTTCGCCGTCGACGTCGCCAGCGGCGTCGAGGAACGCGGCGGGATCAAAGATCCGGCGGCGGTCGAGTCGTTCGTCTCGCGCGCGACCGGAAACGCACAGGCCGTCGAGCCGGGGCCCTGA
- the trpD gene encoding anthranilate phosphoribosyltransferase, translated as MQEYVERVTDGDDLTQKEARAASSAVFEDATEAQIGALLAALRAKGETEAEIAGFAEGMRDAARTIEPDREPLVDTCGTGGDDYNTINVSTTSAVVAAGAGVPVAKHGNYSVSSSSGSADVLEEVGVDVEAEPPAVEEAIETDGIGFMLAPVFHPAMKAVIGPRKELGMRTIFNVLGPLTNPAGADAQVVGVYDPDLVPVLANALARMDIDRALVVHGAGTDEIAIHGETVAAMVDGSSVETRTFDPVDIGLETHDIGDIAGGTPEANAADLRGIVDGSVTGAKRDVILANAGAAIYAAGEADSLEEGAAIAGDAIDSGDAAAKLDLLRSVSPEAR; from the coding sequence ATGCAGGAGTACGTCGAACGGGTGACTGACGGGGACGATCTCACACAGAAAGAGGCTCGAGCGGCCTCGAGCGCCGTGTTCGAGGACGCGACTGAGGCACAGATCGGCGCGCTGTTAGCGGCGTTGCGCGCGAAAGGTGAGACCGAAGCGGAGATCGCGGGCTTTGCTGAGGGGATGCGCGACGCCGCGCGCACGATCGAACCCGACCGCGAGCCGCTGGTCGACACCTGCGGCACGGGCGGGGACGACTACAACACGATCAACGTCTCGACGACGAGCGCTGTCGTCGCCGCGGGCGCGGGCGTCCCGGTCGCCAAACACGGGAACTACTCGGTGTCTTCCTCCTCGGGCAGCGCGGACGTCTTAGAGGAGGTCGGCGTCGACGTGGAAGCCGAACCGCCGGCCGTCGAGGAGGCCATCGAGACCGACGGCATCGGGTTCATGCTCGCGCCGGTGTTCCACCCCGCGATGAAGGCGGTCATCGGGCCGCGAAAGGAACTGGGCATGCGGACGATCTTCAACGTCCTCGGGCCGCTGACCAACCCCGCCGGCGCGGACGCACAGGTCGTCGGCGTCTACGATCCGGACCTCGTCCCCGTCCTCGCGAACGCGCTCGCGCGGATGGACATCGACCGGGCGCTGGTCGTCCACGGTGCCGGCACCGACGAGATCGCGATCCACGGCGAAACGGTCGCCGCGATGGTCGACGGTTCGAGCGTCGAAACGAGGACCTTCGATCCCGTGGATATCGGCCTCGAGACACACGACATCGGCGACATCGCGGGCGGGACGCCCGAAGCCAACGCGGCGGACCTCCGCGGTATCGTCGACGGGTCGGTTACGGGCGCGAAGCGAGACGTGATCCTCGCGAACGCGGGCGCGGCGATATACGCCGCCGGCGAAGCCGACTCGCTCGAGGAGGGCGCGGCTATCGCGGGAGACGCAATTGACAGCGGCGACGCGGCGGCGAAACTCGATCTGCTCCGCTCGGTCTCGCCGGAGGCACGATGA
- the trpE gene encoding anthranilate synthase component I, with protein sequence MTDHSTAADPADHTAETPTFDLDRSAFCEHAGSSDDRPAVVRVVATYDLETTPLAAYATLTGRSAHSRDRASDETPYAFLLESAQKTPSSDPDGAFQPSSADAERHARFSYVGYDPEAVVTVGPEGTSVEALSADVPLDSMDTDGADDTVDALRGALPDVRLANMPDHDRQHLEGGLVGFLSYDAVYDLWLEEVGLERPESRFPDAQFVLTTKTLTFDERDGTVSLVFTPVLEPDDDPTAAYEEIREEARRVGELLAGAEEPETGGFVREDEVAGSRGDYEESVRRAKEHVLDGDIYQGVISRTRELYGEVDPLGFYEAMRDVNPSPYMYLLDHGDLTVVGASPETLLSVRGTEVMSNPIAGTCDRGSSPVEDRRLAGEMLADDKERAEHTMLVDLARNDVRRVGEPGSVRVEEFMNVLKYSHVQHIESTVTGQLRADSDAFDATRASFPAGTLSGAPKVRAMEIIDELETEPRGLYGGGVGYYSWTGDADFAIVIRTATVENDTPATAPGSQRITVRAGAGLVADSDPTAEYEETEKKMGGVLAALERIEEEPPITTPPTEVSR encoded by the coding sequence ATGACCGACCATTCCACAGCAGCCGACCCCGCAGATCACACCGCCGAGACGCCGACGTTCGACCTCGATCGGTCGGCGTTTTGCGAACACGCCGGCTCGAGCGATGACCGACCCGCCGTCGTCCGAGTCGTCGCGACGTACGACCTCGAGACGACGCCGCTTGCCGCCTACGCGACGCTCACCGGGCGATCGGCGCACAGTCGAGATCGGGCCAGTGACGAAACCCCCTACGCGTTTTTGCTCGAGAGCGCGCAGAAAACGCCATCGAGCGATCCGGACGGTGCCTTTCAGCCGAGTTCCGCGGACGCCGAGCGCCACGCCCGCTTTTCGTACGTCGGTTACGACCCCGAGGCCGTCGTAACGGTCGGCCCCGAGGGAACGTCGGTCGAGGCGCTCTCGGCGGACGTGCCGCTCGATTCGATGGATACCGACGGGGCCGACGACACCGTGGACGCGCTTCGCGGCGCGCTGCCGGACGTCCGGCTGGCGAACATGCCGGATCACGACCGTCAGCACTTAGAGGGCGGGCTCGTCGGCTTTCTCTCCTACGACGCCGTCTACGACCTCTGGCTCGAGGAGGTCGGACTCGAACGTCCGGAGTCGCGGTTCCCGGACGCCCAGTTCGTCCTCACGACGAAGACACTCACGTTCGACGAGCGCGACGGAACGGTCTCGCTCGTATTCACCCCGGTATTAGAGCCCGACGACGATCCGACCGCCGCGTACGAGGAGATTCGCGAGGAGGCCCGGCGCGTGGGCGAGCTCCTCGCGGGAGCCGAAGAACCCGAAACCGGTGGATTCGTCCGCGAAGACGAGGTCGCCGGCTCGAGAGGGGACTACGAGGAGAGCGTCCGGCGCGCGAAAGAACACGTCCTCGACGGCGACATCTACCAGGGCGTCATTTCGCGAACGCGCGAGTTGTACGGGGAGGTCGATCCGCTCGGGTTCTACGAGGCGATGCGGGACGTGAACCCCTCGCCGTACATGTACCTCCTCGATCACGGCGATCTCACGGTGGTCGGCGCCAGCCCCGAGACGCTGCTGTCGGTTCGCGGGACCGAAGTCATGTCGAACCCGATCGCCGGGACCTGCGACCGGGGCTCGAGTCCCGTCGAAGACCGGCGGCTGGCGGGAGAGATGCTCGCCGACGACAAGGAACGGGCCGAGCACACGATGCTGGTCGACCTCGCTCGCAACGACGTGCGCCGCGTCGGCGAACCGGGATCGGTCCGCGTCGAGGAGTTCATGAACGTCCTCAAGTACAGCCACGTCCAGCACATCGAGTCGACTGTGACCGGCCAGTTGCGCGCGGATTCCGACGCGTTCGACGCCACGCGGGCCTCGTTTCCCGCGGGCACTCTTTCGGGCGCGCCGAAGGTGCGGGCAATGGAGATCATCGACGAACTGGAAACCGAGCCCCGAGGACTCTACGGCGGCGGCGTCGGCTACTACTCCTGGACTGGCGACGCGGACTTTGCGATCGTGATTCGAACCGCGACCGTCGAGAACGACACGCCGGCGACCGCGCCGGGCTCCCAGCGGATCACCGTCCGAGCGGGTGCGGGCCTGGTCGCGGACAGCGACCCGACCGCCGAGTACGAAGAAACTGAAAAGAAGATGGGCGGCGTCCTCGCGGCGCTCGAGCGGATCGAAGAAGAGCCACCGATCACGACGCCGCCCACGGAGGTTTCGCGATGA